The DNA sequence ttatgaAAATGTGATCTCACGtcatatttcttattttctccAAAAcagcaaaaatgaaaaatactgtATTTTATAAACACAAATAAGAAAATTGTGCAATGATAACTGATGGTCACACGTGTCTATCAGCACTATAACTGATTTTCAAAACCCTTAGTCAATTATTTATTTCCAACATCCACTCAAAATTGATTGTCATgactaaaataattgattatctcatacatttctaaaattgaatcGGACATACTTCTCACTCTTTTTGTcacagaataaaataaaattagagttCACAAGGATAAAATCTTATTCTCAATAATTTAGGTAAAATTTACTTAGACCATTGCACCACATTGATTTATTAAAGATGTAACATGGGTATCtttgaatcaaatttttaacGAAAAGAACACAATGAcaaacttttttctttaacataatttacaattatttatatataaattgtttttttaaaaatctcttttatattgatttaattaaaaagaaatttcaaattaatacgTAAATCATTTATAGTTTCTAAAACGGTTTTACTTTATCTTTATTGTCTTTATTGTTAAGAGTATTTGCAAAGAAATTTATCtgtacatattttaaatatttaatgtttgcgtatttgtatatttttatgtcTGTATATTCACACATGTTCAGcaagtaatttaaatattgaattagTGATCCAAGAATCAATTACTTGTAGCATATCAGTTACTACAagctttaaaaattaaattcgaTGTCTAACAATTGActgtcatatttttataatcgaTTTTCATAGTTCCAAAGGagattttaattgaataaagtattatttaatttagttatttttattctttaaaactaAACACCAATAAGGCAGcttcattttaatattgattataaaaatgtCTGCTGATTTTTCTTACTTAGAAATAAAAAGGGCATTGTTCAGTGTTCAGCTTTGGCCCATTCCAGACCCCTAAATGATGTGGCCGGTTCAAAGCCAGACACCTCTGTTCTCAAAGTGAGTGTGcgtgttcttttttcttttttctttttttcttttcttcattgcTACTTTACATTTCCCAAAATACCCCTTCTACATGTCACCGTTCAAATCTCCAATAGCATTTCTCACCCTCTCCTCTCTTTCTCGCACCAGACAGAGCAAACACTCTGTTCTCAGAACCTTCTTTGCTTTTTCTCTCGTTCATGGAGCTCCAGAGACGCCAGGATCAGAGTCTCTCCCAGAGGAAGGGGCAAAAGCGGAAGCTCGACGAGGAACAGCACGACGAGAGGCAGATCTCGGCGGCGCCGTCCACTGCCGCCGAGCGAGCGGCGCTCCTCTGCGACGTTGGAGAACAGGTGAGCATCCTCGAGTCGACTTTCACGTGGAACGAAGCGGATCGATCCGCGGCCAAACGCGCTACTCACGCGCTCGCCGATCTCGCGAAGAATGGTAAATCGATGCCTCCGATCTCGCCGTGTGTCGCTGCGTTCGTTTGGATTGCGGTTGCGGTGTGCTGTTTCTTCTTCTGTGTTTCCTCGTGTCGGTTGCATGTCCGTGTGTATGAATCGGTTGGTGTTGGTTGTGTTTGCAGAGGAAGTGGTGAACCTGATTGTTGAAGGAGGCGCGATTCCGGCGTTGGTGAAGCATCTTCAGGCACCGCCTCTGATTGACCGTGTCCAGAAGCCATTGCCCTTCGAGCACGAGGTTGAGAAGGGGAGCGCTTTCGCACTAGGACTTCTTGCCGTCAAGGTGATTTCATTTTTCTCTAACTGTTATTTTCGGTTTTATCCCATATTTAATCGTCTGCACCTCGTAGGTCTTAGCTTGTTTTAGTTTGGTACTTCATAATTCGGATTGACGATCCTTCGTGTTCTGCAAATTTGGAATTATGAGTGTAATTTTGGTTGTCGCTTGATTTCAAGTTTTGTAATGTTCAATTCACTTTtgattgttgtttatttatttatgcattTTAATATGGAATGCTgttccattttttttgtttaatgatGGTGCGAGTGATATATGTAACTTCAAGTGTTGCACTTGTGAAagtcttttttttgtttatatttaactGAAAATGCGAAGTTCAACACAATAGtagttattttttgtcatttataCTCTTATCTCTcacttaatatttaattagtttacaTATATGCATTTATAGTGAtatagaaatgaaaataaatattttattcaagttaaaaaatattcatatctTGGGTTATCCAAAAAATGTCCAAAAAGAAACTAAGGGAGTAATAGTAGAGACAGTGTTAAAGATCATGCCTGATGGTGTAATTTGTAGGTTGGGTTTGCTAAATACTCCATTTGATTGTGTTTAAAAGACTTAAGAATAGGTAAATTCCAATTATCTCGATTTTATTTGatgttattatttcaaaaatatccttACATTTAAACTTGGGCACCAGTTTCCAAATATGACTGGTGGTGATTTAAagaatgtatttatttattttatgaaattaagaaCATTAAATCAACTTCACTAAGATTCTTAGTTAGTGTGAGTATAGCATAGTACTTTCTGGTCTTCTATTAACGTTATCACATAccaattaaagtaattaattcaGCTGatctttttgaaaaatgttaCCAGTGTACCTTCTAAAATGAACCTTATAACAAGGGTTGGATTGAGtgtttgtttttattgcatgattCATTACGATGTGGTACAATGGGTTGTTTTTGTGCATGACACATGAATATGTCTAGAATCTTAAGAATCGTGATTTTGCTGTTGAATCACACCTCGGAGCCAGCAAATCCCGCAGCCCTCATAGTAGTTAATCACAAAATCAGATGTTGCTGCCCCTCCAAACCTGCAACTTCAGTGCTTCAGTTCAGTGTCCTGGgattcttttttacttttagtaACTGTTCTCTTTATGTTCTGGCACAAGACAAACTGTGTCTGGGATTGGGATgtcagttttaattttttaactaaattaattaaaatatataacttgaTTACAGTGCatctaaatttgaattttctaatttttttttccaagtgTTCACTacaagagataaaaaaaaaatcttacatgaGTTTGTCTTTATGCAATCTGTTTGGTAATCATTTATTTATCCCATATTTGAGTTAATTACCTGCTGTTTggtaatcatttatttataaaggaTTGAGTTTGTCTTTATGCAATCTGTTTGTCTCAAAGCTGGTTGAATCATGTAGTCTACCATAAGTTTACCCTTTCTATATTGTTTTGATGGTAGTCAGCGGTGGTGGAACTTGGTTGAGGGTTTATGTGGATAAGCTAGTTAGTGGGAAGGGGGAGAGGAAAGAGGATGTGCCAATTCTTGAAAACTGTGGGATCTGCTAATTTTACAATATTACTTCTGAGCTTTGGATACTTATTTAAgtattggatgaaagcttgtttaaaaaatttaaatgatcactaattgaatgaaattcAATATATTGGGTGAAGGTTAGAAGTAAGGAAAGGAGATGTTCTTAAACATTCTACTTGGTGCAAAAATCACTTTAGTCAATTGGTGGTGGGTTGAATTCTTGTGAAATTCTTAATTAAAGCAAATGTCCCACATAGattcaaaaaacaaataaatttggaGGAGGGGGATGGGGAGATTGTTCCCTTTAGTCCTGATGGATATCCACCACTGAAAGCCAGTCTGGCCTACTATGTccataatttttgtttggaaCTGTAGGAAGTGTGGGAGATTCTACTGATTTCTAAACGGAAATTTATGTATCCGGTTTGTCAATCACTAGATTAATTTAGTGTAGGTTGTAGGATGTGAATATAGAAGCATTGACCATCTCCTTTTTTGTAACCATGGTGAAGCCCAACATGTGCAGTCACTAGGACTGGTGACTGAGTCATGTTTGAGGGGAGTTTGAATTGTGTATGTATATGACATATAATTTCACATAATTTGATGCAACTTTTAAATTTACTGGTACTTTGCTTCCTTTTCTCTTCCGACATATTTCTTTCATCtgttaaaaagaatataattgCTAAACtgctattttattttgaatgctTTCTACAGCCAGAACATCAACAGCTCATTGTTGACAGTGGTGCCTTAATACATCTTGTTGATCTTTTAAAGAGGCACAAGGATGGCTTAACATCTCGTGCTATTAATAGTCTCATTCGCAGGGCTGCAGATGCTATTACTAATCTTGCTCATGAAAACAGCAGCATTAAAACCCGTGTCAGGTTTTGCCTTCTTCTAAGGTTagcatatttaaaatttattttggatttGTTCTCAATATTATCTTGATTTGATCTGTAGGTTGGAAGGTGGAATTCCACCACTTGTTCATTTGCTTGATTTTGCCGATGCAAAGGTACAAAGAGCAGCTGCTGGTGCTCTACGAACTCTGGcttttaaaaatgatgaaaataaaaatcaggTAAGTTGTTGCTGGAACTTGTGGTTTGGATATTTTACAAACAAGTCACACAACATGATGATTTTCCAGATTGTTGAATGCAATGCTCTCCCAACTTTGATTTTAATGCTACGTTCTGAAGATGCCGCCGTTCATTATGAAGCGGTGAggataacaaaattttaatataaatgcaaGATTTTTGCAATAATTTTCAGCTTATCTTTGCCCGGATCTTATGTGGCACATGCTATGAATTTGATATGCCAGGTTGGTGTGATTGGAAATCTAGTGCACTCTTCACCTAATATAAAGAAAGAAGTTCTTCTCGCTGGAGCTTTACAGCCAGTTATTGGATTACTTAGGTTTATCCTCAATTCTGGACCCTGATAAACTGCAATGCCCCTTCCCTCTCTACCCTGAACAATCTACCCTGAACAATGAAcatgttttgttattattatgtggccatttttttttatttctggtAATAATATTCTATCAAATGTGTTGCCTGAAAGATATCTTCTGATTAACATATATAATGCTATACTTTATTTAACAGTTCCTGCTGCTCTGAAAGCCAGAGAGAAGCAGCCTTGTTACTTGGACAATTTGCAGCAACTGATTCAGACTGTAAGGTAAGCGTAAGCTTCAGAATGTAAAGGACAAAAGTAAAACTTGAATTGGGTGGATAACTCCAGTTTTCAAGTTTGAATCACTTAAtattacacacacacacgtacaTATAAATAGCCCCCTTTTATACTTGTATGCCTGAATAGTGAGGAGGGGGAGataataaacaatttataaCGGAACTTTAGTTGGAGCAATCGTTTGGTGACATTCCTATTTCCAATTTGATTGTTTTGTACTATTTATTTCTTGTTAAATAAGATTAGATGGTAATAGAATACTGAACAGTATAGTTACTTCTCTTATGATGTATCAtagataattttcttttgaccTTAGTTTTTACTGTCTGTGCTGCTTGATTTTAGGTTCACATTGTACAGAGAGGTGCTGTCCAACCATTGATAGAAATGCTTCAGTCATCTGATGTACAACTCAGGGAAATGTCAGCATTTGCGTTGGGAAGATTAGCCCAGGTTATTccctttcttttttccttttttccgTTTATGATTTACTTGCATTAGATTGAATATAAAGTTCCATTATATCCTGGAAATAAGTTAGTAGCATCATTCTCTGCAGGATAGTATTTGGATCTGTAACACATTCAATGGATTTTCATGTTCTCATTAATCCTCGTAGAGTTATATGTGGCTTATCTCTGAGAATGGAAATCATCTTAGTGATATATCACACCTTTTTATATCAACTACTATGCACCTGTGTCCATTTACATGTCGAATTCTGGTTCTTCTTACCAACATATGCATTTCTTTTGGctgaatataaatatacaattttttgttgatttcaGGACACACATAACCAAGCTGGTATTGCTCACAATGGTGGCTTAGTGCCATTGCTCAAGCTTCTTGACTCAAAAAATGGGTCTTTACAACATAATGCTGCTTTTGCTCTGTATGGTCTTGCTGACAATGAGGTATGATACAACTGAATTTGATtgaaatgaagattttctgTCTTAATTGCTTAAAAAGCTTGTTACTTTGAGACTTAAGTTAATTAACTATTCTCTGTTTTTgggttatttattttattttgtcccGTAGGATAATGTGTCCGATTTCATTAGGGTAGGTGGAGTTCAGAGGCTGCAAGATGGAGAATTTATTGTTCAAGTAAGCTTTCTATTTACTACATACTGTAGCCTTGATTTACAGTTTCTGCTTTCACCCTTTGATGCctttactaaaaaatattaaaatacttcGTGATTTCATTTGAACATTTGTAATTGAAGGAAAATAGATTTATCTTATTAAGATCAATGTTGACCTTTatggaattgatttttattgCAGGCAACTAAAGATTGTGTTGCCAAGACGTTGAAAAGATTAGAGGAGAAGATTCAGGGCCGGGTAAAATGCCATATTCATGATACGTTCTGCTTTTGGTTGTTAAGACTTGATATCTTTAAAATGATGGGGGGTTTTTATAGTATTCAAATTTGTAATGtgatgtttttcctttttatagGTTTTGAACCATTTGTTATATCTTATGCGAGTTTCAGAAAAGGGTTGTCAAAGGCGAGTTGCTTTGGCTCTTGCGCATCTTTGTTCTGCAGATGATCAGAGAAAAATTTTTATTGATCACTATGGTATGTATCTTAGTAAATGTTTTTTCATGGGTTTGGTTCTCATTGTTTATTGTTTTACAAACTcctttttgtatttgttttgaaGAACTTGAGCATCTGTCCATGCAGGTCTTGAGTTGCTTATTGGGCTTCTTGGATCATCTAGCTCTAAGCAGCAACTTGATGGTGCTGTGGCTTTATGCAAGTTGGCCAATAAAGCATCGACCTTATCTCCTGTTGATGCTCCTCCTCTTTCTCCAACGCCACAGGTAATCCTGTTGGCTTATCATCAGTTTTCACAATTTCACTGcgtagaatttaattataaaagaatgttTTCACgagttttatttttccttcaacTTTCATTTAACGATATGTGAAATTGTTGTTGCATCTGCTGTTATAGGCTTAAAATTTCTTCACGGGTAAGATCTTTATACAGTGTATACGTACTCAATTAGGTAGTAATTGTAATTTGCTTATATTAATGTAACGTGCTTagaaatactttttatttaaaatttctttaaacCCTGGTGTCAAATTTAGTAGTCAGTAGccaataacaatttttaatagatttatattatttgtatatgATATTGTTAGACTGAATAAATCATAGTTAGTTTGTACAGCTGTAAGCTTTTACAGGTGTCAGATATTATTAACAATAGCTTTTTGCTGTAAGTGGTGCCTATAAATAAGTCTGTGCTCTCATTTCAAGTGAGCAGAAATCATAAAATTTCAGTTTGTTCCTCTTGTTTGCTTTCtctaaaagatattt is a window from the Vigna unguiculata cultivar IT97K-499-35 chromosome 7, ASM411807v1, whole genome shotgun sequence genome containing:
- the LOC114191464 gene encoding ARM REPEAT PROTEIN INTERACTING WITH ABF2, with translation MELQRRQDQSLSQRKGQKRKLDEEQHDERQISAAPSTAAERAALLCDVGEQVSILESTFTWNEADRSAAKRATHALADLAKNEEVVNLIVEGGAIPALVKHLQAPPLIDRVQKPLPFEHEVEKGSAFALGLLAVKPEHQQLIVDSGALIHLVDLLKRHKDGLTSRAINSLIRRAADAITNLAHENSSIKTRVRLEGGIPPLVHLLDFADAKVQRAAAGALRTLAFKNDENKNQIVECNALPTLILMLRSEDAAVHYEAVGVIGNLVHSSPNIKKEVLLAGALQPVIGLLSSCCSESQREAALLLGQFAATDSDCKVHIVQRGAVQPLIEMLQSSDVQLREMSAFALGRLAQDTHNQAGIAHNGGLVPLLKLLDSKNGSLQHNAAFALYGLADNEDNVSDFIRVGGVQRLQDGEFIVQATKDCVAKTLKRLEEKIQGRVLNHLLYLMRVSEKGCQRRVALALAHLCSADDQRKIFIDHYGLELLIGLLGSSSSKQQLDGAVALCKLANKASTLSPVDAPPLSPTPQVYLGEQYVNNATLSDVTFLVEGKQFYAHRICLLASSDAFRAMFDGGYREKEARDIEIPNIRWEVFELMMRFVYCGSVDVTLDIAQDLLRAADQYLLEGLKRLCEYTIAQDISLENVSSMYELSEAFNAIPLRHACILFILEQFDKLSARPGHSLLIQRVIPEIRNYFVKALTKANCHNNRL